The following proteins are co-located in the Candidatus Auribacterota bacterium genome:
- a CDS encoding holo-ACP synthase yields MPAPDGTMTYYPGICMIEIERVRTAEERFGSRFLKRLFTPAELSYCGAGGARHQRLACRIAAKVAVRSALRQAGLDPLPWLALEVRRDEWGKPSINLNQVRERCANRPAPCSLRLSLSHIRDLAVASAIVVREKTSLTVSPRRHGGHGD; encoded by the coding sequence GTGCCGGCACCTGACGGAACAATGACATATTATCCCGGCATATGCATGATCGAGATCGAGAGGGTCAGAACCGCTGAGGAACGCTTCGGTAGCCGTTTCCTGAAGCGGCTCTTCACGCCGGCGGAATTGAGCTACTGCGGGGCCGGGGGGGCTCGCCACCAGCGCCTCGCCTGCCGCATCGCCGCCAAGGTCGCCGTCCGCAGCGCGCTCCGGCAGGCGGGCCTCGATCCGCTCCCGTGGCTGGCGCTCGAAGTGAGACGGGATGAGTGGGGGAAACCGTCTATCAACCTGAACCAGGTGCGGGAACGCTGCGCGAACCGGCCGGCACCCTGTTCCCTTCGCCTCTCCCTTTCCCACATCCGCGATCTCGCCGTTGCGTCCGCTATTGTCGTGCGAGAGAAAACATCACTAACAGTTTCACCACGGAGGCACGGAGGTCACGGAGACTAA
- a CDS encoding lysophospholipid acyltransferase family protein, whose amino-acid sequence MAEKVKHKFRKEFLYYCAVALLAVARVIPARVIFAIGTFGGWCAYYLLGRERRRTLANLALAYRQEKSAAERARIARAVFVNLGRNLSELALYPRLDDAQFRQLVTMEGKEIIDRELRKGKGVLIITGHIGNWELFPSYIIMSGYSGGVVARRAYYEKYERLLLGLRRSKGFRVFYRDESPKAVLRTLRNNEIIGILADQDVRKLDGVFVEFFGIPAYTPTAPVLIAMTSGAPLVPARIVREGRRHRILVEEPIVLRATGDRKSDLVYNTQQWSRCIERYIRARPEQWVWMHRRWRTRPEDVAGRAGAGT is encoded by the coding sequence ATGGCCGAGAAGGTGAAACACAAGTTTCGAAAGGAGTTCCTGTACTACTGCGCGGTTGCCCTGCTCGCCGTCGCGCGTGTCATCCCCGCACGCGTGATCTTCGCAATCGGGACATTCGGCGGGTGGTGCGCGTACTATCTCCTCGGGAGAGAGCGCCGCAGGACGCTCGCCAATCTTGCGCTCGCATATCGGCAGGAAAAGAGCGCCGCGGAGCGGGCCCGTATCGCGAGGGCGGTGTTCGTCAACCTGGGAAGAAACCTGTCCGAGCTGGCCCTGTACCCGCGACTCGACGATGCGCAGTTCCGCCAGCTCGTCACTATGGAGGGCAAGGAAATTATCGACCGGGAGCTGCGGAAGGGGAAGGGAGTCCTCATCATCACCGGCCACATCGGGAACTGGGAACTCTTCCCCAGCTATATCATCATGTCCGGCTACAGCGGCGGCGTCGTCGCGCGCCGCGCCTACTACGAGAAGTACGAGCGGTTGCTCCTCGGGCTCAGGCGATCCAAGGGGTTCCGCGTCTTCTACAGAGATGAGTCACCCAAGGCGGTCTTGAGGACGCTCAGGAACAACGAAATCATAGGGATCCTCGCAGACCAGGACGTGCGGAAGCTCGATGGCGTGTTCGTGGAATTCTTCGGTATCCCGGCCTACACGCCAACCGCTCCCGTCCTCATCGCCATGACGAGCGGCGCGCCACTCGTCCCCGCCCGGATTGTCAGGGAGGGGCGTAGGCACAGGATACTCGTCGAGGAACCGATCGTCCTCCGCGCGACGGGAGACAGAAAGAGCGATCTGGTCTATAATACGCAACAGTGGTCCCGCTGCATCGAGCGCTATATCAGGGCGCGCCCGGAACAGTGGGTATGGATGCACCGGCGCTGGCGGACGCGCCCGGAGGACGTGGCGGGGAGAGCGGGTGCCGGCACCTGA
- a CDS encoding glycosyltransferase family 9 protein, with the protein MKNILIIKPSSFGDIVQALPVAAHLRSAWPGARISWLVNTQYRRLLEHNPCIDRLFLFQRHLWRAQRNLPEAITSFARLCRQLYGARFDTVLDLQGLFRSGVLTAMTGAPTRAGFANARECAQLFYTSRVGVPDEEMHSVDRYLLVAEALAGRRREVTFPLGTGEEEEAWAAQVLQARRPRRRAPIVGLSPSARWKTKRWPYERCARVGDLLSSAGTEVVIIGGTSGGGDAVARLMKGRALAVDRIADPLKMAALLKRLDVLVTTDSGPMHLAAALGIPVVALFGPTNHRRTGPYGAHHRVICAPVDCRPCYQRDCDRGPHCMSAIRAETVCEAVEETIATAGGSP; encoded by the coding sequence ATGAAAAACATCCTCATCATAAAACCGAGCTCATTCGGTGATATCGTCCAGGCCCTCCCGGTGGCAGCCCACCTGAGGAGTGCGTGGCCGGGCGCGCGGATCTCCTGGCTGGTCAACACCCAGTACCGGCGGCTCCTGGAGCACAATCCCTGCATTGATCGCCTGTTTCTCTTCCAGCGCCATTTGTGGAGGGCCCAGAGGAATCTCCCCGAGGCCATCACATCCTTTGCCCGCCTGTGCCGCCAGCTGTACGGCGCGCGCTTCGACACGGTCCTGGACCTGCAGGGCCTTTTCAGGAGTGGTGTGCTCACTGCCATGACCGGCGCGCCGACCCGTGCGGGTTTCGCAAACGCCCGTGAGTGCGCCCAGCTTTTCTACACATCCAGGGTTGGTGTTCCTGATGAGGAGATGCACTCGGTGGACCGGTACCTGCTCGTCGCCGAGGCCCTCGCCGGCCGAAGACGCGAAGTGACCTTTCCCCTCGGCACCGGCGAGGAGGAGGAAGCCTGGGCCGCACAGGTCCTGCAGGCGAGACGTCCGCGGCGCCGCGCACCTATCGTGGGACTTTCTCCCTCAGCCAGATGGAAGACAAAGCGATGGCCGTATGAGCGCTGCGCCCGCGTAGGGGATCTCCTGTCATCCGCGGGGACTGAGGTCGTGATCATCGGCGGGACCTCGGGAGGGGGTGACGCAGTCGCGCGGTTGATGAAAGGGCGGGCGCTCGCGGTTGACAGGATCGCGGATCCCCTTAAGATGGCAGCGCTCCTCAAGAGGCTTGACGTGCTGGTGACCACCGATAGCGGCCCGATGCACCTCGCGGCTGCACTCGGCATCCCCGTCGTAGCACTGTTCGGCCCCACCAACCACCGTCGCACGGGCCCCTATGGCGCGCATCACCGGGTGATCTGCGCGCCCGTGGACTGCCGTCCCTGCTACCAGAGGGACTGCGACAGGGGCCCGCACTGCATGAGCGCCATCCGCGCGGAAACAGTCTGTGAAGCAGTAGAAGAAACCATCGCAACAGCAGGGGGCAGCCCGTGA